The Juglans regia cultivar Chandler chromosome 11, Walnut 2.0, whole genome shotgun sequence genome contains the following window.
gaaagtagCGAGTCTGtgacttcttttctcttttttacttCTATTTGATGTAGAACTGAGCCACATCAGATTTAGTGCACGCGCAAGTGTACGGGGCAAATGTACCTagcaaaattctaaatttttattaaaagaaataatatttaccgtTATAAAGTGTGCAAAAGTTatatactctttttaaaaaattaataaatatgaaatttatataaaaaaaattaattttttattaataaactctattttttttttaaatatacgcAACGCATCATAACTcagtgtatataatattactcgtTTAATAAACGTTCCAATAATCACAAGGCATATTGTATACAAAAGTACTTGTGTAGTTATGCAAATCAGATGTAATGACCCGGCCCGTAATTAGATCCAGCCTGTTTCATAAGCCCAACCCAGCCCccggaaaaaaataaaataaaataaaattgaaatgacCTTATTTTTTCCTTCCCAGCCCCGATGtatctctctctattctctcttCCGGCGCAGACACCGCCACCCCGACGTCTCCTTCTTCCCCTATatcccgtctctctctctctgctgctctcttctctctctccctcactctccgtCTGTAGAAACGCAGTGCATTAAAATGTTACAAGACTCGGCCCCGGGTACATCAATTAAAACAACAGTCGCTATGGCACAGCGCGCGAGATGAATTTCATTTTGTAATGGGGGTATTCCTAAGAAGAAACGGCAACGGTGGCTTGTTATCTCGTCTCAAAGCCCTGGTTAACTTGCAGGTTCCTGTCCCTCTGTTTCTCCCTATTTCTTTCACGATTTAGTTTCCTCATTTCTTCGAACAGTTCTGTAACAGGCTTTTCTTCTTCTGGATTGATGTTTCATGGGCAGAGATTTAAACATACGTCAGCCGAAGAAGGTTCGCAAGCCCAATTATACGTGGATATGGGTTCTTCATCTGTAGCCAATGGAGGTTTCTCATCCGTTATATGTTATTTCAATGAATGTTATATTCTTCTACTTCGTCGTTTACATTTACATGCACATTGTGCACATTATTTTGATTGACTACTTTGTTATTCTTCGGTTACACTACTTTGTGTATTACTAAGGCTTGGTATCAATGGTGACTTAGGCCATATTGATAAGTCGAAATGGACAAAGTTCGATTCCAGAATATTTGGGATAAGCCGTTCAATAATCCCGCAAGCCTCATGGGTTGTGTTAAAAATTCTTAGGAGTGAAGGTAAGTTTTGTTTCATGCTTGTCCCTTTCTTagttccaaaaatattctcTTTACACATTAGATTTTAACATTTATGTTAGCTTTGTTGGAGAGTTAATCATAACTGGATATTATTGCTAGCTAAAGGCTCTGGGCAACGAGTAGGATGGAGCCTTGACTTGAGCATTTTACTTGTACAAGTGGATAAGGCTCATTCGGGTTGATGGTTGACATGCTACCATTATACAGGAATGGCAGTTGTCAAAAGGGTTATTGTCTAAGGAAGTGGTTATCCGGACTAAGCTTGTTTTATAGGAACATTTATACcgtgaaattgaaaagaataatatagTTGGTGGCTGAGTCATTTTGTTGGCCTTTCTATGTCTATTTTGCTCCCATGTTATATAGTTTTCTGCTTCTGCCGTATTCAGGGGACAAAACTGAAAATTATCTTGAGGGGGCCCCTTTCAGCTTGGAGATTGGGGGGGTTGGGGCTAGTGCTGTCCATGGTTGTTTGGCCTGATTGCATGCGTTTTATTCACAAATAGATAGCTTCCTTTTATGTATGACGTACAGGGTTTCAAGCCTATCTAGTGGGAGGCTGTGTTAGAGATTTGCTCCTAAATAAGACACCAAAAGATTTTGATGTGATTACCACAGCTAAACTTAAGCAGGTTTTGTGACACTATTGCTTTTTGTCTGGTTCTTATAGTAATGATGAAGTGCTTAAATGATGACATTTCATGTTTTCTGTGCGTTTTCTAAATCTAATTACAGATCAAGAAACAGTTTCATCATGCTGAGATCGTTGGACGGCGATTTCCTATATGCAAGGTGCATATCAAAGGGTCTGTAATTGAGGTTGGTTCGTGCATTTAATAACCATATAAGATTCTTCCATGTATACACATGTGCACGGGTGTCTGTGTGTGTGCACACACGTGCTGCTGAAATGTGAGACTCTTCCATATAAGTATATAACTCTCTTTGATAAATATCTACCAGTGAATATATTTCACGGTCCTTCATTTAATATCCTATATCAATTTCTTTGTTTAGTTTCTTTGATTCCTTTGAAACAGGTTTCCAGTTTTGATACAGTGGCAGAACGTGctggagaaaaggaaaaagttttttCCTTGAAAGTTCCAAAAGGCTGTGATGAGAACGACTTCATACGCTGGAGAAACTCCATTTGTAGAGACTTCACTATCAATGCGTAAtgtttctttcttaatttgtttcttccatttttttgaCCTTATTTCActtgaaaatgtttttatgTGCGAGTCTTGGGTTCTGAAGGTTTTTCATGGTCTTTTCTTGTTTACTATGTGACGTTAGACTGATGCTATTTAACTCCAAATGTTAATTTGGTTTTGTAAGCAGCTTGTTCTTTGACCCTTTTGCCAACACAATATATGATTACGCTAATGGAATGGTGGACTTAAGATCCCTAAAGGTGACTCTTTATTTGTTGTGCCAGTACTGGTCAAGTTTCAGCATCAATTGATCTATATCAAAGTCATCATTTGAAGTTTACTTAGATTTGATATTGTTGGGTGATGTGGTCTCAGCTGCGAACATTGATCCCTGCTCAATTGTCATTCAAAGAGGATTGtggtatatatttatttgttaatcaTCTATAATCTTTTAGCATCTTGATATTTGGAGCCACTGGCTGAATCTGGTATCAAACTATATGAATCTGAACAATTATAAGCAATCATTCTTGCAGCAAGAATTTTGCGGGGCTTAAGAATTGCAGCTCGTTTGGGCTTATCATTATCAAAGGAGACAGATACTGCAATTCATAACCTCTCATCATCTGTTCAGAGTTTAGACAAGGTAGTTGCCAAGGATTTAAATGCGTTCAGTATCTTGAGTGAATTGTCATAAAAAGTTATTGGGTGTTTTTGGCATATCTTCTTATGGCAGAGATGTTAACCACTTTTCATATTCTAGTTTTTTAAAGATTGGCTGTTTCTCATGAAAGCTACTATATCAGAGAGTTTAGATGTGCATGGAAatgtaatttcatattttcaacTTCTTCCTTCTATCCATACTAAAATAACATTCTCTATGTGCTCAGGGCAGGATAGGGATGGAGTTGAACTATATGCTGTCTTATGGAGCTGCCGCACCTTCTCTCTGCTTGCTTCAGAGATATAACCTACTTGAAATGCTACTTCCATTTCATGTAtgtattttttcactatttgtTTCACAGCGATGTTAATGATTTCGGTCAAAGTGTATAACACGAAgttacttatgaaaaaaaagtgTATAACACGAATTTTGGATTACAGGCAGCATATCTTCAAGAGGCCAAGCAGAGTGCCAAGAGTTCCACTATGTTGATGGTAAGCTTAATTTAACAAGGCAATAGTGAAGGAAGCTCTctattatgttattaatttggTTGGGGATAAATATGTAACTATGGTGTGAAATTGAGTCAATcttggaaatttttttatagatggagTTAAAGGGCAATAATGTTTAGATTGTGAGATCACCTAAGACACATTCTTGAGTTGGAGGAAAGcaatttttgttaagaaaataaaaggatctCTTTTATACTAGATAATTTCACTGAATAGTGCCTGTCAACTCTACTTTGTTATGAGGTTAACCTGGCTTGAGTGTGTCCTCCATCCGGGTCGATTAAATTACCTTGTGTTCTTTTGAGCATGTGAAAAGCACATGCTCTTTAATAGGATAACAGCGTTAGATTAAtggagagaattttttttagatgtttAGGAGGAGTTCATGATAAACTAACACAATAAGtcttagtataataacatatgccgtattaaaaaaaaaaaaaaaaaacgcatgGTAGTTTACTATACTAGGTTGGAGGAATTTCCTCCTAAAAATCTCTGTCACTTTACTAAtttgttcactttttttttcttttgtgggcAGAAATTATTCTTCTATTTGGATAAAGTGGTTACTTGTGATCGACCTTCTGATTGCAGTCTATGGTGAGCCAATGATTTGCTCTCTCTATTATAATTATCAACATGATGTCATCAATGTTACTTATACAAAAAACATAATGTCATCAATGTGTGATAATTTTAAACTTGATTAGTGGGAGATAGTTGCTTGACTTCTTaagttttcttgaattttaggaaatttgggtatttttttgttcaaatttgttTCCATTTCAGCTTGTATAAGCCACTGTTGAAGGTACAACAGATAATAATactgtttcattttttttttccttcttgttaAGTAAGAGTGTTTCTGGTTTCCTGTCAATTTTGTTTCCTGTTTCAGTCATAGATGCATGGTTAGAAACTCATTTATCACCTAACTATAGATGTGAGAACAATCTTCGTTGTGAGTGTCAATGGTTGGTTGTTTCTCTTGGAGGGAAAATAGTTAGATAATTCATTGGTACATGTTAatttctttctgataagtagaGACTTGTTAATTTCTCTaacaagaaatgttttttttccctattttaGTGTAACTGGTCAATTTATATGCTTTTGTATCTTTGCAGTATTgatttctgttttgatatggTCTTATCTCTTTTGTATGGGACAGGATGGGACTGTTGGCTTTCAACCAGGCATTAGTAAATAACCCTCAAGAGGCtcttgtgattttaacatttgcTTCTGTTTTGTACCATGGAAGCTGGAAGGAAGGTGTTAAATTTGCCAAAACAAATGCCCGAATGCAAGTTAATTTTGCACCTGAGATCTTGGGTTCCTCTGATATTGAAGCAGATGAAGAACTTGCTGAAGCCGTTACTCAGTTAGCATCTTTAGTGCAGGATTCCATAGTTGCTTTGACTGAGACAGAAAGTCTTTTCAAATCAATGTCCAGATTCCCAGTTTCTCAGTGCTCTGGTTTTGTAAGTACATCTATTCTCCTTAAGCATATTGTTAATACCCTCAAAGCTGCATAATTAACTAAAGGATGAATATGCCAAGTTTGGGTTTGATGCCGCTCATCTGAGGTAATTTGAATCTGATGTTGTAGTGCTCTTGTGTCACATCTAGGCTAATGTTTTGACTGCTGGCCCAATAATATTGGTCTTCATTCATAGGAAACAAaatgagcaaaaaaaaaaaaaaaaaaacaaatagagcTACCATTGGGGCATGGTCTGGGTTGGAGGCTAGTCCAGTCCAAGCCAACATTCAACCTGTACAATTCAGCTGAAGCCTAGTCTGTGCATAAATTTTTGGGCTCAGGCCAACATGTAATCCCAAGTTGGGTCAAGTTGATTTCTAAATTACAGTGGTTTTAGGCTAAGTTGTTAGCATGATATTTAGCTCTTATTTAGAAAATAACTTATGATATGGCATATTTATTGATTGCTTTCCAttagaaaaactaaaattatgaTGAATTTCAAATGGACTTTAAGATATAAGATTGAGACActttaaatgtaaaaataaatgtagtTGACTACCTGTATAATGAGAGAAGAAAAGCAtagatattaaatatatagataaaagaaGGTTAAATAACCCTTTAtgtttaattgttaattaatgaCAAACATGAAAAATCCTAATCCCTAGATTGCCAAAGTCGtaactaaaataaaagttggaaATCTACAGTCTCATGCCTGTCTTGCTTTTTCATCAATGGATGATAAGGCAAATGCTTGTATATAAGTTGGCTGATTTCCTCTCATCTTATCCCATGAATGGTCAACCAGTGTTACTGTGTCATGTGATTGCACATATCTATTTGAGAGAAGCTGCTATTTCATTCTGGCTTGTTacaatagtgattttttatcaCAGAAATACATGTCGAATATGCGTGTGCATGTGCTTGCATAAAAGGTTTGATAATGTCACTTACTGGATAAGGAATCGTAGGTGGTTGTCTGAAATGTCACATATTTAACCTCAACTTTAGGTTGGTtaatatattaggttaaaaagaaatcaaattctGACGGTGACTTGACCTTGACTGTTTACTGTGATAATGTGCCACATGTCAATATATCATGTTAAGAGAAATATGGGCTGAAGACATTGTTATTGAATGGGCAAGCTCACAGCCGAGTTCCTCTGTGAACCTAATCAGGGCCTAGAAAAACTCTGGCTCCAATTTTAGCCCTATCTTTGATGATTTATGAACCAGGTATCTCCATTGTGGTTGGTCAGGAATGTTACCCAGACAtgtcttactattttttttttctttttttattggcactgggtgtcctGGAACGgtgtcccaactaatcccgggAGACATGTCTTACTATTTAGTTTCCTAGTGAAAAGCTGTCTCAGCAATTGACTTATGCCCTTGGTTTCTTGGAGCAAACGGTTGTGCAATTCTTGTATACTTTCCACTATGCACCTGATCTGATAAAAATGGGGTTCTTTAGGTATTTATTTCAAAGAAGATGGGGAAAGATGTCGCTGAAATTTTCAACGTACTCTTAAATGATATTGAATCATACAATTCTGGAAGAAAGAGTTTTGAGATTGACTATCATTTGCTTGGGAGGGGGTTTCTGAATGAGACAAGATTTGTTCTTGGCAAGATTATATTGGAAACCATGAGTGAAGTTGTTGAAGGAGGAATGGAGGGTGTCAAGGTGGAGGAAACTCATCTGCAGCCAGACTTCACCAAGGAGAATTATGGTCTGGCACTTTCTGATTTTGTGAAGCCACGAGTTGTGAAGGATAGAAATCATAAACGTGGCCTGTCTGAATCTAGTCTTGAACCACAGCACGGGAAGGTGAAGAAACAAAAGTTGGTTAAGAAGAAAAGCAATAGTCTCTCCAAACAGGAGGTAGATGATATGGTGAAGTGCCTGGAGGTGGGTGAGAAGCATCAGACAGTAATCAAGACGGGTCAATTGCCTCAGGTAGAAGCAAATATGACACAGGGAATCATGGTAGAGAGGGAAAATTGTCAATTGCCGGAGATGGAGGTTACAAAGGAAATGCAAGAGGACGTGGAGAATGTTGAGAAGGATAAGAGACATTTGAAGGTGGTGGAGAAGATGCTATCTCAGGATAAGGTAACTAAGAAGGATAAAGTACTTGGCAGTCGTAATTTGAGGCGGGAGGCAAAAACGAAGCAGAAAAAGATGTTAGAGAAGGAAGGATTGGCTTTCTCATCTCAGGTGGCGGTCAAAGGTAAACGCGATGAAGTACTGGTGAAGGAGAATAGCAGTAAACCTTTACTATCAAGCTTGTTCAAGTAAATTTGTCAATGTTTGTTGTAAAACATGTGCCATGCAATAAGAACGCCATCACCAGCAAATGGAATTGGCGGGTATCCCTTCTCCCCTCATTCATTTATCTACCTCTCTCGTGTTATCTGGATGACTAAACTCACCCCTGACTCGCGAGAGCTGATGGAAATAATCGTTGAAACATGTAACAGGCGTCTCTGGAGAACTGAAGTGTACTTGGAACTGAGTCAAGTAGCCTAACTGGCGGACGGAGTGGGTCATgggtttactttttctttttgttcttttctttatgTAGTAGTTCAATTCAGTAAGAGTGAGGAGGTTGTAAAGACTATTGGGCCTTTGCCTGTAACGCTTAGTATTGCTTTATTTATAGTTTCCGGTTGTTTAGCTCTCAGCCCATTAAGAGGGCAACCTTAGGCCTAGTAGGTATGGAGCATCATCTGCTCTGATAGTGATGGCGTCACcatattgtcatttttttttttttaaagaaaaaaagggagaatTTCATGGTCGAGTTTTGAGATATTGTTTAATACTCTCCTTTACAATAATCCTTATTAAATATCTAAATGCATTGTATATCGGACGTTAATTGATTGATAGAGGCACCGTCATTGAAGCTTTTCACACTTTGTCAGgctaaataaaaacaaactctGAAACCATCGGTACTGACATTCCCgagatttttgaaatataaagtaATCTCCATGATtagtttaataataatataggaAGTTGCGTTTTGCAGCCACCTCCATCACATGCGCCTTCGATGGCTTGGCTCCTCCCCACTGATTTTATTGGCCCCTCAAGGAGTATCGCATAATTTCCAAGGGGCCCCCATTAAAGATTAAAAAGAGAAGATACAACACTAGTTTAGGTAATGTTAAAAAGATTCATTAATGGTATTTATTCTCTCCAATTCCGAAAAACATGACAAAATAATCTATCTGTGGACTCATTTATCTGTCAATATCAATGTAATCATTGATTAGTCTATAAAATCCCTtcttttcatataataaataaacacaCAGCTCAGCCCCCCCACAATTTTCCCTTCAAAACTTccttaaaatgaaaaaagatacAAAGACTAACGACTCATGACAGATAATATTAACTGAGAAAATCTCTAACCTACTACCTAATAATCTTGTCTGAGGTTTGATACCAAGATTTTGAAATGCGACATTTAATGAATTTTCCTTATCGTACATTACCATTCGAATTTGTCATTCCAAaatattaagagaaataatGCTTGGTGGTTTAGGTGCCCACAGAAAGAAGTGGGATTGTATTTTCCGTGACAGGCAAACCGAAGGGAAGGTTACCAATGATTAGAAGACAGAccccataaaaaagaaaaacaagcaatatatttaatttgaaatcaGATGATGCACATGAGACATGACATGCCAACCAAAGTGACCGTTGTTCggacaaaaaaaattgagagcCTCATTTGTCAAAGACACTTTGATCCAACGGTCACAATTCACTAGCCGttgcatttgaaaaaaatgagaggcCGCGACCACTTTACAGACTAATAATAACGCAccgttggttttttttttattctctataTTTCTCTCTACCTTTGTTCGTATTTTCTTGGAGGAGGGGCTCAGGTCTTTAGATGCTCTACCCTTTAGGCTAGTGGGTCTTGGGATCGAGGAGCTTTGTTCTTTGTTAGTCATTGTTCTTGCTAATAATCAAAGAAAATGGTTATTACTGACGAGAACAAGCCCACAAATTTTCAAggtaatttgagatttttttgatGTTTTGAGACTGAATCCTGCTGTAAAACCTCAAGATCTAACATGGgtcttttgtcatttttttgaATAGTCGGAGGGTTAGAGATGGGTACTAGAAAGTCCAGCAGGCAGGAGATTAGGCAGAACAGAAGGGCTTTAAGCGTCATTAATCAGAATTTAGTGGGAGCTCAAGCATACCCTTGTGTTGTCAACAAGAGAACCCTGTCAGAGTAATGTTATTGACACTACTAAAGATCTAATCTGAAGTTTTAATGCATTCGCGCTTCTTGCTTTTTAGTCTTTGGaattaatttttctgttttcgTTCGTCTGTTTTAGAAACTATGATATCTGTGAAAAGAAGCAGGCAGATCCAGTGCATCGACCAATCACGAGGTTTGGAACTTAGAATGCCaccttgaatttttttttttccttcattttttttggcTGCTGACTGAAGGACgtagaaagaaatgaaattctAAAATCTGGATATTAGATCTTTTCTTGGATAAGAAGATATAAGATCGTAGTTAATttcagagaagaaaaaaaaaaacaaaaacttttgaCTAAATGCAAgtttaaaattctttttgttttatagaTTTTCATCAAAGCTTTTTCCTAaacttcttataattgattttgaTCTTCTGTGTTATTTAGGAAGTTCGCGGCACAAATTGCAAACACGCAGCAAGCTTCTTTCCAGGTATCACTACTGTTCTCTCagtctgcctctctctctctctctctctctctctctctctctctctctctctctctctctctctctctctctctctctctctctctctctctctctcatactacaagaaaatatgGATTTAAACTTGTATAAGCGCTCTAATTTTCTGGGTGGTGCTAGCATTGATTTCTCAGTTCTAACTATAAACAGGAAACCAAGAAAGCAAATCCATCAGCTTCAGAGGGATTTCAAGCTTGCATATTTATAGACGAGGAACACAAGTCAACTAAAGAAGACCAACCAGTGCCCATGTTTTTAGAACAAACAGAAGCAATGTCTAGTGGAACTGAAGAAATGGTATCTTTCTTTCCCAACAGCCATTGAAATTTGTGTTGatcaatattctaatttttttataaactttctCAATTGCTAGGAGGAGATTGAAATGGAGGATATAGTTGAAGAGCCTGTCATGGATATTGACAGCTGTGATGCGAAGAATCCACTTGCAGTTGTGGACTACATTGAAGATCTCTATGCCTACTACAGAAAAATGGAGGTGAATTTAATGTCTTATAGTTTCTTTACTATTTCagttaataaattttcatgtttaatcgTGCGTATGGTGTCTACCTAGACTACCTTCTTCAATGGATAGGTCGGGCAGTGTTTAGGAATCCAAACCTTTTTAGTAAATGCAGTCCTGTTAGTATTTAAGATAACCTAATAGGAGCGTACTTTTGCTGCCAAATACACGCTGTACACCTCAATTTCTAGCTAGTTATTGGAAAAACTTTATCtgaaaacacacacacatatatatatatatatatatctaatgcACCCTCCAAATTTACGCCATTAAAACTCCCTTCAATTATATTACCGTACAAGATATTtggataacatatatatattagctacaTTGTCAGCAAGCGAAGCACTAGGTGTTAAGCACCTCTCGAGTTGAAGTAGTTATTGACACAGATTAGGTTGATGTGGTGGTAAAAACTCGGATATATTGAAAAGTGTTCCATTTCTGTTTCTACACAAGATTGTGATACCGCCATATAGTTCCAATAACTATTGAAAACTCTCAGATTTTGATATCAAATGAGGTAACTAATGAAAGCATCAATTTCTACCAAGTTTGGTTACCAAGTGCCAGTGATTCTATGCAGAGTTTTAGCTGTGTCTCTACGAATTATATGGCTCAACAATTTG
Protein-coding sequences here:
- the LOC109014131 gene encoding uncharacterized protein LOC109014131 isoform X1, translated to MGVFLRRNGNGGLLSRLKALVNLQRFKHTSAEEGSQAQLYVDMGSSSVANGGHIDKSKWTKFDSRIFGISRSIIPQASWVVLKILRSEGFQAYLVGGCVRDLLLNKTPKDFDVITTAKLKQIKKQFHHAEIVGRRFPICKVHIKGSVIEVSSFDTVAERAGEKEKVFSLKVPKGCDENDFIRWRNSICRDFTINALFFDPFANTIYDYANGMVDLRSLKLRTLIPAQLSFKEDCARILRGLRIAARLGLSLSKETDTAIHNLSSSVQSLDKGRIGMELNYMLSYGAAAPSLCLLQRYNLLEMLLPFHAAYLQEAKQSAKSSTMLMKLFFYLDKVVTCDRPSDCSLWMGLLAFNQALVNNPQEALVILTFASVLYHGSWKEGVKFAKTNARMQVNFAPEILGSSDIEADEELAEAVTQLASLVQDSIVALTETESLFKSMSRFPVSQCSGFVFISKKMGKDVAEIFNVLLNDIESYNSGRKSFEIDYHLLGRGFLNETRFVLGKIILETMSEVVEGGMEGVKVEETHLQPDFTKENYGLALSDFVKPRVVKDRNHKRGLSESSLEPQHGKVKKQKLVKKKSNSLSKQEVDDMVKCLEVGEKHQTVIKTGQLPQVEANMTQGIMVERENCQLPEMEVTKEMQEDVENVEKDKRHLKVVEKMLSQDKVTKKDKVLGSRNLRREAKTKQKKMLEKEGLAFSSQVAVKGKRDEVLVKENSSKPLLSSLFK
- the LOC109014131 gene encoding uncharacterized protein LOC109014131 isoform X2, which gives rise to MFHGQRFKHTSAEEGSQAQLYVDMGSSSVANGGHIDKSKWTKFDSRIFGISRSIIPQASWVVLKILRSEGFQAYLVGGCVRDLLLNKTPKDFDVITTAKLKQIKKQFHHAEIVGRRFPICKVHIKGSVIEVSSFDTVAERAGEKEKVFSLKVPKGCDENDFIRWRNSICRDFTINALFFDPFANTIYDYANGMVDLRSLKLRTLIPAQLSFKEDCARILRGLRIAARLGLSLSKETDTAIHNLSSSVQSLDKGRIGMELNYMLSYGAAAPSLCLLQRYNLLEMLLPFHAAYLQEAKQSAKSSTMLMKLFFYLDKVVTCDRPSDCSLWMGLLAFNQALVNNPQEALVILTFASVLYHGSWKEGVKFAKTNARMQVNFAPEILGSSDIEADEELAEAVTQLASLVQDSIVALTETESLFKSMSRFPVSQCSGFVFISKKMGKDVAEIFNVLLNDIESYNSGRKSFEIDYHLLGRGFLNETRFVLGKIILETMSEVVEGGMEGVKVEETHLQPDFTKENYGLALSDFVKPRVVKDRNHKRGLSESSLEPQHGKVKKQKLVKKKSNSLSKQEVDDMVKCLEVGEKHQTVIKTGQLPQVEANMTQGIMVERENCQLPEMEVTKEMQEDVENVEKDKRHLKVVEKMLSQDKVTKKDKVLGSRNLRREAKTKQKKMLEKEGLAFSSQVAVKGKRDEVLVKENSSKPLLSSLFK
- the LOC109014131 gene encoding uncharacterized protein LOC109014131 isoform X3 codes for the protein MYTHVHGCLCVCTHVLLKFSLIPLKQVSSFDTVAERAGEKEKVFSLKVPKGCDENDFIRWRNSICRDFTINALFFDPFANTIYDYANGMVDLRSLKLRTLIPAQLSFKEDCARILRGLRIAARLGLSLSKETDTAIHNLSSSVQSLDKGRIGMELNYMLSYGAAAPSLCLLQRYNLLEMLLPFHAAYLQEAKQSAKSSTMLMKLFFYLDKVVTCDRPSDCSLWMGLLAFNQALVNNPQEALVILTFASVLYHGSWKEGVKFAKTNARMQVNFAPEILGSSDIEADEELAEAVTQLASLVQDSIVALTETESLFKSMSRFPVSQCSGFVFISKKMGKDVAEIFNVLLNDIESYNSGRKSFEIDYHLLGRGFLNETRFVLGKIILETMSEVVEGGMEGVKVEETHLQPDFTKENYGLALSDFVKPRVVKDRNHKRGLSESSLEPQHGKVKKQKLVKKKSNSLSKQEVDDMVKCLEVGEKHQTVIKTGQLPQVEANMTQGIMVERENCQLPEMEVTKEMQEDVENVEKDKRHLKVVEKMLSQDKVTKKDKVLGSRNLRREAKTKQKKMLEKEGLAFSSQVAVKGKRDEVLVKENSSKPLLSSLFK